Proteins from one Mycolicibacter virginiensis genomic window:
- a CDS encoding uroporphyrinogen-III synthase has product MSRQVSVRGQKPKPGRIVFVGSGPGDPGLLTTRARTALTNAALVFIDPDVPEAVLALVGTDLPPIAGPMPPSPKADKASDDAADGADGDDDTADEAAATVPGGPDIRPALGEPAEVAKVLAAEARSGTDVVRLVAGDPLSIDAVITEVNAVARTNVAFEIVPGLPATSAVPTYAGLPLGSSHTVADVRDPNVDWGALAAAPGPLILQATTSHLPEAARTLIEYGLSDGTPCVVTTSGTTCAQRSIESSLGGLTEASALASIDPVILPNGQETSAGPLVVTIGKTVSNRAKLNWWESRALYGWTVLVPRTKDQAGEMSDRLIGHGASPIEVPTIAVEPPRSPAQMERAVKGLVDGRYQWVVFTSTNAVRAVWEKFAEFGLDARAFSGVKIACVGEATAERVRAFGISPELVPSGEQSSLGLLDEFPPYDDVFDPVNRVLLPRADIATETLAEGLRERGWEIEDVTAYRTVRAAPPPATIREMIKTGGFDAVCFTSSSTVRNLVGIAGKPHARTLVACIGPKTAETAAEFGLRVDVQPETAAVGPLVDALAEHAARLRAEGALPPPRKKSRRR; this is encoded by the coding sequence ATGTCTCGCCAGGTGAGCGTGCGAGGGCAGAAGCCCAAGCCGGGCCGCATTGTTTTCGTCGGCTCGGGTCCCGGCGACCCGGGTCTGCTGACGACGAGGGCACGGACGGCGCTGACGAATGCGGCGCTGGTGTTTATCGACCCGGATGTGCCCGAGGCGGTGCTGGCGCTGGTCGGCACCGATCTGCCTCCGATCGCCGGTCCGATGCCGCCGTCCCCCAAGGCGGACAAGGCCAGTGACGACGCGGCCGACGGCGCCGACGGCGACGACGACACTGCCGACGAGGCAGCTGCGACCGTTCCGGGCGGCCCCGACATCCGTCCGGCGCTGGGTGAGCCGGCCGAGGTAGCCAAGGTCCTGGCCGCCGAGGCGCGCTCGGGCACCGACGTGGTGCGGCTGGTCGCCGGTGACCCGCTGTCGATCGACGCGGTCATCACCGAGGTAAACGCGGTGGCCCGCACCAACGTTGCTTTCGAGATCGTGCCGGGACTGCCCGCCACCAGTGCGGTGCCCACCTACGCCGGTCTGCCGCTCGGTTCGTCGCACACGGTGGCAGACGTCCGCGACCCGAACGTGGATTGGGGCGCGCTGGCTGCCGCGCCGGGGCCGCTGATCTTGCAGGCCACTACCTCGCACTTGCCGGAGGCGGCCCGCACCCTCATCGAGTACGGCTTGTCGGACGGCACCCCGTGTGTGGTCACCACCTCGGGGACCACCTGCGCGCAGCGTTCGATCGAGTCCAGCCTGGGCGGCCTGACGGAGGCGTCGGCGCTGGCGAGTATCGACCCGGTCATCCTGCCCAACGGCCAGGAGACTTCGGCCGGACCGCTGGTGGTGACCATTGGCAAGACGGTGAGCAACCGGGCCAAGCTGAACTGGTGGGAGAGCCGCGCACTGTACGGCTGGACGGTTCTGGTGCCGCGCACCAAGGACCAGGCCGGGGAGATGAGCGACCGGCTGATCGGGCACGGCGCCTCGCCGATTGAGGTTCCGACCATCGCCGTCGAGCCGCCGCGCAGCCCGGCCCAGATGGAAAGGGCCGTCAAGGGTTTGGTGGACGGCCGCTACCAGTGGGTGGTGTTCACCTCGACCAATGCGGTGCGCGCCGTGTGGGAGAAGTTCGCCGAGTTCGGTCTGGACGCGCGTGCGTTCTCCGGCGTGAAGATCGCCTGCGTCGGTGAGGCCACCGCAGAGCGTGTCCGGGCGTTCGGGATCAGCCCCGAGCTGGTGCCGTCGGGTGAGCAGTCCTCGCTGGGCCTGCTGGACGAATTCCCGCCCTACGACGATGTTTTCGACCCGGTGAACCGAGTGCTGCTGCCGCGTGCGGACATCGCCACCGAGACGCTGGCCGAAGGGCTGCGCGAGCGGGGCTGGGAGATCGAGGACGTCACCGCCTACCGCACCGTGCGGGCCGCTCCGCCGCCGGCGACCATCCGCGAGATGATCAAGACCGGCGGGTTCGACGCGGTGTGCTTCACCTCGAGCTCGACGGTGCGCAACCTCGTCGGCATCGCCGGCAAGCCGCACGCCCGGACCCTGGTGGCCTGCATCGGACCCAAGACCGCCGAGACGGCAGCCGAATTCGGTCTGCGGGTGGACGTGCAGCCGGAGACCGCAGCGGTGGGTCCGCTGGTCGACGCGCTGGCCGAGCACGCTGCGCGACTGCGGGCCGAGGGTGCGTTGCCGCCGCCGCGTAAGAAGAGCCGCAGGCGCTAA
- the hemB gene encoding porphobilinogen synthase yields the protein MTAFPRQRPRRLRSTPALRRLVAQTSLEPRHLVLPMFVADGIDEPRQIPSMPGVYQHTRDSLRAAAADAVAAGVGGLMLFGVPTQADKDSTGSVGAAPDGVLNTALRDLAADLGDSTVLMADTCLDEFTDHGHCGVLDERGRVDNDATVKCYVELAVAQADAGAHVVSPSGMMDGQVAAIRDGLDAAGHSDVVILAYAAKFASAFYGPFRDAVASTLAGDRRTYQQEPGNAREALREVALDLAEGADIVMVKPAMGYLDVVAAVAGLSQVPVAAYQVSGEYAMIAAAAANGWIDGRSAALESLIGIRRAGADIVLSYWAAEAAGWLA from the coding sequence ATGACTGCATTTCCTCGCCAACGTCCACGACGGCTGCGTTCCACTCCGGCGCTGCGCCGGCTGGTGGCTCAAACCTCGCTGGAACCAAGGCATCTGGTGTTGCCGATGTTCGTCGCCGACGGCATCGACGAGCCTAGGCAGATCCCTTCGATGCCCGGGGTGTATCAGCACACGCGTGATTCGCTGCGCGCCGCGGCCGCCGATGCGGTGGCGGCCGGCGTCGGCGGGCTGATGTTGTTCGGGGTTCCGACACAGGCGGACAAGGACAGCACAGGATCGGTTGGCGCTGCTCCCGACGGCGTGCTCAACACCGCGCTGCGTGATCTCGCTGCCGACCTCGGTGATTCCACCGTGCTGATGGCCGACACCTGCCTGGACGAGTTCACCGATCACGGCCACTGCGGGGTGCTCGACGAGCGGGGCCGGGTCGATAACGACGCCACCGTGAAGTGCTACGTGGAACTGGCTGTTGCCCAAGCGGATGCGGGAGCTCACGTGGTGAGCCCGAGCGGCATGATGGACGGCCAGGTGGCCGCGATCCGCGACGGGCTGGATGCCGCCGGGCACAGTGACGTGGTGATCCTGGCCTATGCGGCCAAGTTCGCATCGGCGTTCTACGGCCCGTTCCGTGACGCGGTTGCCTCGACCCTGGCCGGGGACCGTCGCACCTATCAGCAGGAACCCGGCAACGCCCGCGAAGCGCTGCGTGAGGTTGCCCTTGACCTCGCGGAGGGCGCCGACATCGTCATGGTCAAACCTGCGATGGGCTACCTGGACGTCGTGGCGGCGGTGGCCGGGCTCTCCCAGGTTCCGGTTGCTGCCTACCAGGTCTCTGGCGAGTACGCGATGATCGCGGCGGCGGCTGCCAACGGCTGGATCGACGGACGGTCCGCGGCATTGGAGTCCCTGATCGGGATCCGGCGGGCCGGCGCCGACATCGTGTTGAGTTACTGGGCGGCCGAAGCGGCCGGTTGGCTGGCGTGA
- a CDS encoding cellulase family glycosylhydrolase encodes MTDRIRIRKTVGFATATGAFLTFGLAPLAVAPAAQADFDDAIEAAIAPFLDATTNDLDWDAVFSPTAWDTFFAPAHWNTIFGELGIPGAAAGPAAYDPADLTGWLEQYFYMPIHDGIEAWIHSDLGQLINNFINQPFIDLTGRALIGDGVDGDYLHVNGTDGGWLFGDGGKGWDSTVDHTPGGSGGHGGLFGIGGDGGHGGLGASGGAGGAGGVVMGIGGVGGDGGDGDLGYNGGAGGSGGAGGDATGWLFGLGGNGGHGGDGAAGGSSVDGGHGGDGGSAVGLFSSGGHGGDAGDGVYGGPRDLPALGGAGGGGGLLGAHGDHGHFGTLDGAPGGGLSDITTAGSWLADNDGRVVVLHGFGEVVKDPPFYPAAEGFGDADAALLAANGFNVVRLGILWAGVEPEPGVYDYEYLDLINQTAQTLSNHGIRVVLDMHQDNYGTTFWGDGAPAWAAQDGGLPNPHTPFPFRYVMSPAENYAWDAFWNNADGPDGVGLQNHYALMWQVVANYFKDDPNVIGYELMNEPWPGSTWLSTIFGGSFFEGQQLTPFYNLLASAVRSVDPATPLYIEPSVLSGNLPIPTYLGEVDDSRVVFAFHDYCTTTAFMDSNFGCSLWETIVHGNADDYASKYDLPVAITEYGGTTHAGSIADTLNAANSYGYNWMFWDYTMLRYWDLNQPMTEENINMDLLTQLSEPYPLAVGGTPDSWSFTNGTFEFSYSTEMASGAGHFAAGTQTEISVPNIVYPDGYQVSVIGGHVVSAPGAPVLIIASDSGATSVTVTVTAS; translated from the coding sequence ATGACGGACCGCATTCGCATCCGAAAGACCGTCGGATTTGCCACTGCCACAGGCGCTTTCCTGACCTTCGGACTGGCGCCACTGGCTGTCGCGCCGGCAGCCCAGGCCGACTTCGACGACGCGATCGAAGCAGCCATCGCACCCTTCCTGGACGCCACCACCAACGATCTCGACTGGGATGCGGTGTTCTCCCCCACCGCCTGGGACACCTTCTTCGCCCCCGCGCACTGGAACACCATCTTCGGTGAACTCGGCATCCCGGGTGCAGCTGCCGGACCGGCCGCATACGATCCGGCGGACCTGACCGGTTGGCTGGAGCAGTACTTCTACATGCCGATCCACGACGGCATCGAAGCCTGGATCCACAGCGACCTTGGCCAACTGATCAACAATTTCATCAACCAGCCGTTCATCGACCTGACCGGACGCGCGCTGATCGGCGACGGCGTCGATGGGGACTACTTGCACGTCAACGGCACCGACGGTGGTTGGCTGTTCGGCGACGGCGGCAAGGGCTGGGACAGCACCGTCGACCACACGCCCGGCGGTAGCGGCGGACACGGCGGACTGTTCGGCATCGGCGGGGACGGCGGCCACGGCGGCCTCGGTGCTTCCGGTGGTGCCGGTGGCGCGGGTGGCGTGGTGATGGGCATCGGTGGTGTCGGCGGCGACGGCGGTGACGGCGACCTCGGCTACAACGGGGGCGCCGGCGGGTCCGGCGGCGCAGGCGGCGACGCGACGGGCTGGCTCTTCGGCCTCGGCGGCAATGGCGGCCATGGCGGCGACGGCGCTGCCGGTGGGTCCAGCGTCGACGGCGGTCACGGCGGTGACGGCGGTAGTGCTGTCGGGCTGTTCAGCAGCGGCGGCCACGGCGGCGACGCCGGCGATGGCGTCTACGGCGGACCACGCGATCTACCCGCCCTCGGCGGAGCCGGCGGCGGCGGAGGCCTACTCGGCGCCCACGGCGACCACGGCCACTTCGGCACGCTCGACGGCGCCCCGGGCGGTGGCCTCTCCGACATCACCACCGCCGGCAGCTGGCTGGCCGACAACGACGGACGAGTCGTGGTCCTGCACGGATTCGGCGAGGTAGTGAAAGACCCGCCGTTCTACCCCGCCGCCGAAGGGTTCGGCGACGCCGACGCCGCGCTGCTGGCCGCCAACGGTTTCAACGTGGTGCGGCTCGGCATCCTCTGGGCCGGAGTCGAACCTGAACCCGGCGTCTACGACTACGAATATCTGGACCTGATCAACCAGACCGCACAGACCCTGTCCAACCACGGCATCCGCGTCGTCCTGGACATGCACCAGGACAACTACGGCACCACCTTCTGGGGCGACGGCGCACCGGCATGGGCGGCGCAGGACGGCGGCCTGCCCAACCCCCACACCCCGTTCCCATTCCGCTACGTCATGAGCCCCGCGGAGAACTACGCCTGGGATGCGTTCTGGAACAACGCCGACGGGCCAGACGGCGTCGGGCTGCAGAACCACTACGCGCTGATGTGGCAAGTCGTGGCGAACTACTTCAAAGACGACCCCAACGTGATCGGCTACGAGCTGATGAACGAGCCGTGGCCGGGCTCAACATGGCTGTCGACCATCTTCGGCGGCTCGTTCTTCGAAGGCCAGCAGCTGACCCCGTTCTACAACCTGCTCGCTTCGGCGGTTCGCTCCGTCGATCCGGCCACACCGCTGTACATCGAACCGAGCGTCCTTTCCGGCAATCTCCCCATCCCGACCTACCTGGGCGAGGTGGACGATTCGCGCGTCGTCTTCGCATTCCACGACTACTGCACCACAACGGCTTTCATGGACAGCAATTTCGGCTGCTCACTGTGGGAGACGATCGTCCACGGCAACGCCGACGACTACGCATCGAAGTACGACCTACCGGTGGCGATCACCGAGTACGGCGGAACCACCCACGCCGGCTCGATCGCCGACACCCTCAACGCGGCCAACAGCTACGGCTACAACTGGATGTTCTGGGACTACACCATGCTCCGGTACTGGGACCTGAACCAGCCGATGACCGAAGAGAACATCAACATGGACCTGCTGACGCAACTGTCCGAGCCGTATCCGCTTGCGGTGGGCGGTACCCCGGACTCCTGGTCGTTCACGAACGGCACTTTCGAATTCAGCTACTCCACCGAGATGGCCAGCGGTGCAGGACACTTCGCCGCCGGGACCCAGACCGAGATCTCGGTGCCGAACATCGTCTACCCCGACGGTTATCAGGTCAGTGTCATTGGCGGACACGTCGTCTCGGCACCTGGTGCGCCGGTGCTGATCATCGCCTCGGACAGCGGCGCCACCAGCGTCACCGTCACTGTGACGGCCAGCTAA
- a CDS encoding cellulase family glycosylhydrolase, which yields MTRQRSVTRTHRLGNNPARRRLVGFGVSAGAFVAFGLAPLSAPVAGADFDDAIDAAFAPFLDTTTNTLDWDAVLSPSAWDTFLAPTHWDGVLAELGALAVPGTASFDQADLADWVQQYLYTPVHAGMQAWITSDFGKSVNDVINTVFGSLVIGNGVDGTAAIPDGTAGGWLFGDGGAGWDSTEAGVAGGDGGAAGLFGTGGAGGDGGAGAIGGHGGDGGWLIGIGGDGGDGGSSDSGVGGYGGDGGSATGLFGIGGAGGDAGDGVYTGGRELPALGGAGGNGSSLLGAHGVHGQFGSLEGLPPGGVADLGTTGAWITDNDGRVVVLHGFGEVNKRAPFYPAAENEGFSDADAALLAANGFNVVRVGILWEGVEPRPGVIDYDYLAAINQTIQTLSNHGIYTVLDMHQDLYSSGLGGPMGYGDGAPDWAVQTGGLPNPDTGWPWTYALNPAENHVWDAFWRNADAPDGVGLQNHYAQMWQAVAHYFKDDANVVGYELMNEPWAGSTWLSTIFGNSFFEGQQLTSFYDQVASAIRSVDSTTTLYVEPSTLSGNLPIPTYLGEVDDSNVVYAFHDYCTMTALFGTDFGCSLWETIVQGYADAYASKYDLPVAITEFGASTNTGSITDTMTEANRYGYSWMFWDYTLIRYHDLHTPITDDTVDYATLTTLAQPYPLAVAGTPGAWSFADGTFNFSYSTEMASGSGYFAAGTQTEISVPTLQYPDGYQVSVTGGHVVSAPGTPVLVIASDGGTNTITVTVTPAI from the coding sequence ATGACTCGTCAGCGTTCCGTCACGCGTACTCACCGGTTGGGCAACAACCCGGCACGACGCCGCCTCGTCGGTTTCGGTGTCAGTGCCGGCGCGTTCGTGGCGTTCGGGTTGGCGCCGCTGTCGGCCCCGGTGGCCGGGGCCGACTTCGATGACGCGATCGACGCAGCCTTCGCCCCCTTCCTCGACACCACCACCAACACCCTCGACTGGGACGCGGTGCTCTCACCGTCGGCCTGGGACACCTTCCTGGCACCCACCCATTGGGACGGTGTGCTGGCCGAACTGGGTGCCCTCGCGGTGCCCGGAACGGCCAGCTTCGATCAGGCGGACCTCGCTGATTGGGTGCAGCAGTACCTCTACACCCCGGTGCACGCCGGCATGCAGGCCTGGATCACCAGCGACTTCGGCAAGTCGGTCAACGACGTGATCAACACGGTGTTCGGCTCGCTGGTGATCGGCAACGGCGTCGACGGAACGGCAGCGATCCCCGACGGCACCGCGGGCGGATGGCTGTTCGGTGACGGCGGCGCAGGCTGGGATAGCACCGAAGCCGGCGTCGCCGGCGGCGATGGTGGCGCGGCCGGGCTCTTCGGCACCGGAGGGGCGGGCGGTGACGGCGGCGCGGGCGCCATCGGTGGCCACGGCGGTGACGGCGGATGGTTGATCGGCATCGGCGGTGACGGTGGCGACGGCGGCAGCAGCGACAGTGGTGTCGGTGGCTATGGCGGTGACGGCGGTAGCGCGACTGGACTGTTCGGGATCGGTGGCGCCGGTGGCGACGCCGGCGACGGCGTGTACACCGGTGGCCGAGAACTGCCCGCCCTCGGCGGAGCCGGCGGCAACGGCAGCTCGCTACTGGGCGCTCACGGTGTTCACGGGCAATTCGGCTCTCTGGAGGGCTTGCCTCCCGGCGGCGTCGCTGACCTTGGCACCACCGGCGCCTGGATCACCGATAACGACGGACGGGTGGTCGTCCTGCACGGATTCGGCGAGGTGAACAAGCGGGCGCCGTTCTATCCCGCCGCTGAGAACGAGGGGTTCAGCGATGCCGACGCGGCGCTGCTGGCCGCCAACGGCTTCAACGTGGTGCGGGTGGGCATCCTCTGGGAAGGCGTGGAACCCAGGCCCGGCGTCATCGACTACGACTACCTCGCCGCCATTAACCAGACCATTCAGACGCTGTCCAACCACGGCATCTACACCGTGCTCGACATGCACCAGGATCTGTACTCCTCCGGGCTCGGCGGTCCCATGGGTTACGGCGACGGCGCCCCGGACTGGGCGGTGCAGACCGGCGGGCTGCCCAACCCTGACACCGGCTGGCCGTGGACTTATGCACTCAACCCCGCGGAGAACCACGTCTGGGATGCCTTCTGGCGGAACGCCGACGCGCCCGACGGCGTCGGTCTGCAGAACCACTACGCGCAGATGTGGCAAGCCGTTGCGCATTACTTCAAAGACGACGCGAACGTGGTCGGCTACGAGCTGATGAACGAGCCGTGGGCCGGCTCGACGTGGCTGTCGACCATCTTCGGCAACTCATTCTTCGAAGGCCAGCAGCTGACCTCGTTCTACGACCAGGTGGCTTCGGCTATCCGGTCCGTCGACTCGACCACCACGCTGTACGTCGAACCGAGCACGCTATCCGGTAACCTGCCCATCCCGACCTACCTGGGCGAGGTGGACGACTCGAACGTCGTCTACGCGTTCCACGACTACTGCACCATGACGGCCCTCTTCGGCACCGACTTCGGCTGCTCGCTGTGGGAGACCATCGTCCAAGGCTACGCCGACGCCTACGCCTCGAAATACGATCTCCCGGTAGCGATCACCGAGTTCGGCGCATCCACCAACACGGGTTCGATCACCGACACCATGACCGAGGCCAACCGCTATGGCTACAGCTGGATGTTCTGGGACTACACCCTGATTCGCTACCACGACCTGCACACCCCGATAACCGACGACACCGTCGACTATGCGACCTTGACCACGCTGGCCCAGCCCTACCCGCTGGCGGTCGCCGGCACCCCTGGTGCCTGGTCGTTCGCGGACGGCACCTTCAACTTCAGCTATTCGACCGAGATGGCCAGCGGCTCAGGATACTTCGCCGCCGGCACCCAAACCGAGATCTCGGTACCGACACTGCAATACCCCGACGGCTACCAGGTCAGCGTCACCGGAGGACACGTTGTCTCCGCGCCGGGCACCCCTGTCCTGGTGATCGCCTCAGACGGCGGCACGAACACCATCACCGTCACCGTTACCCCGGCAATCTAG
- a CDS encoding LysR family transcriptional regulator, with protein MLSPIEINTRKLGYFVAVAEELHFSKAAERVHLAQQALSRQIKELESLVGAKLLERTTRKVTLTPAGEAFLDGARTALAVLDEAASAARRAARGLAGTLRLGYVPGAALELTPFILSEFGERHPDVVVEMQEFPVHDSSAGLASGATDVAFVRLPKGLPNIETEVLFVDPVVAMVPSSHHLVGRGSVSARELIADPITNGDTLDEAYRAFWCLEAARDESTKARFVPINSITEEAQLVAAGAAIAVTSAVVMHHMPMPGVEFLEINDWPGSAIALAWHSGERSPLVTQFLDTALAVRDRESELVHAMENRPTTS; from the coding sequence ATGCTGAGCCCCATCGAGATCAACACCCGCAAGTTGGGCTACTTCGTGGCCGTGGCCGAAGAGCTGCACTTCAGCAAGGCCGCGGAGCGCGTTCACCTTGCCCAGCAGGCCCTCAGCCGGCAAATCAAGGAGCTCGAGAGCCTGGTCGGCGCCAAGTTGCTGGAGCGCACCACCCGCAAGGTGACGTTGACGCCCGCGGGCGAAGCCTTCCTGGACGGCGCACGTACGGCGCTGGCCGTTCTTGATGAGGCCGCGTCTGCCGCCCGCCGGGCCGCACGGGGGCTGGCCGGCACGCTGCGGCTGGGCTACGTCCCCGGTGCCGCTCTCGAACTGACACCATTCATCCTGTCCGAGTTCGGGGAACGCCACCCCGATGTCGTCGTTGAGATGCAAGAGTTCCCGGTCCACGACTCCTCGGCAGGCCTGGCATCAGGTGCCACCGACGTGGCATTCGTGCGCCTGCCGAAGGGTCTACCCAACATCGAGACGGAGGTCTTGTTCGTCGATCCGGTCGTGGCGATGGTGCCGAGCTCGCACCACCTCGTCGGACGGGGTTCGGTGTCCGCGCGGGAACTCATCGCCGATCCGATCACCAATGGCGACACCCTTGACGAGGCCTATCGCGCTTTCTGGTGCCTGGAGGCGGCGCGCGACGAGTCAACCAAGGCCCGCTTCGTTCCCATCAACTCGATCACCGAGGAAGCGCAACTGGTCGCGGCCGGCGCGGCCATCGCGGTCACCAGCGCAGTGGTCATGCACCACATGCCGATGCCCGGGGTGGAATTCCTCGAGATCAACGACTGGCCCGGTTCGGCGATCGCCCTGGCCTGGCACAGTGGCGAACGCTCGCCCCTGGTCACCCAGTTCCTGGACACCGCACTCGCGGTGCGGGACCGAGAATCCGAGCTCGTCCACGCCATGGAGAACAGACCGACCACCAGCTGA
- a CDS encoding cellulase family glycosylhydrolase codes for MMRHSSPAANRPLNSHAIGVAATAGAVLTFGLAPMVTAPAAQADFDDAIDAAFAPFLDATTNALDWDAVLSPSAWDTFLAPTHWDTVLTELAGTALAGPAVADPNTVLLQYFYTPIHNGIEDWINSDVGQQLNNLINQPVLALTGRALIGDGIDGTAEHHDGTDGGWLFGDGGNGWSNTESGGAGGAGGNAGMFGNGGDGGNGADGGLGAHGGDGGNGGWLMGNGGTGGDAGDGTYTGPGDLPALGGAGGNASMLLGTHGDHGHYGTLDGAPAAVAGITTAGTWITDADGRVLVLHGFNEVYKISPYEPSAGGFSDDDAAFLAANGFNSVRLGVIWAGVEPQPGVIDYDYLASINQTVQTLANHGIVSIIDFHQDDFSPVFGGEGAPEWATYTGGLPNPDIGFGLNYALNPAQNHAWDMFWSNAKGPDGVGLLNHYARMTQAVADYFKDDPNIAGYEIINEPWAGSTWLSTIFGNSFYEAQQLTPFYNQVSAAIRSVDPTTPLIYEPNTLFNEAVPTQLGPVDDPHGVFAFHDYCMLTSISAALSPLCPDYIELLAENGEAYTTTYGVPGLISEFGSGNGAAEAIMVMNAADQRMWGWSQWAYNGVPAITGTAPGNALVFDPSKPPVGDNVDWSRLEATSAPYAQAVAGTPTSWSFNSGTFQLSYSTEMAGGTGHFAAGSQTEISVPPIQYPDGYQVSVTGGHVVSAPGAPVLIIASDGGATTVTVTVTGAAGSPPA; via the coding sequence ATGATGCGTCACAGCAGCCCCGCCGCAAATCGCCCGCTGAACAGCCATGCCATCGGTGTTGCCGCGACCGCGGGGGCAGTCCTGACCTTCGGGCTGGCACCAATGGTCACCGCGCCCGCGGCCCAAGCCGACTTCGATGACGCGATCGACGCCGCCTTCGCCCCCTTCCTGGACGCCACCACCAACGCCCTCGACTGGGACGCGGTGCTCTCACCGTCCGCCTGGGACACCTTCCTAGCCCCCACCCATTGGGACACCGTCCTGACCGAACTGGCCGGCACCGCCCTGGCCGGACCCGCCGTCGCCGACCCCAACACCGTGTTGCTGCAGTACTTCTACACCCCGATCCACAACGGCATCGAAGACTGGATCAACAGCGACGTCGGCCAACAACTGAACAACCTCATCAACCAACCCGTTCTCGCCCTCACCGGTCGCGCCCTGATCGGCGACGGCATCGACGGCACCGCCGAGCACCACGACGGCACCGACGGCGGCTGGCTGTTCGGCGACGGCGGAAACGGCTGGAGCAACACCGAATCCGGCGGTGCTGGCGGCGCCGGGGGCAACGCCGGCATGTTCGGCAACGGCGGCGACGGTGGCAACGGCGCCGACGGCGGCCTCGGCGCCCATGGTGGTGACGGCGGCAATGGCGGCTGGCTGATGGGCAACGGCGGCACCGGCGGCGACGCTGGTGACGGCACCTACACCGGCCCCGGCGACCTCCCCGCCCTCGGTGGCGCCGGCGGCAACGCCAGCATGCTGCTGGGCACCCACGGCGACCACGGCCACTACGGCACCCTCGACGGCGCCCCGGCAGCCGTCGCGGGGATCACCACCGCCGGCACGTGGATCACCGACGCCGATGGGCGGGTCCTCGTCCTGCACGGGTTCAACGAGGTCTACAAGATCTCGCCCTACGAGCCGTCCGCCGGCGGGTTCAGCGACGATGACGCGGCGTTCTTGGCCGCCAACGGCTTCAACTCGGTACGGCTGGGGGTCATCTGGGCGGGAGTGGAACCGCAGCCCGGCGTCATCGACTACGACTACCTGGCCTCGATCAACCAAACTGTGCAGACCCTGGCCAACCACGGCATCGTCAGCATCATCGACTTCCATCAGGACGACTTCAGCCCCGTCTTCGGCGGCGAAGGCGCACCGGAGTGGGCTACCTACACCGGCGGACTGCCCAACCCCGACATCGGCTTCGGACTCAACTACGCACTCAACCCCGCGCAGAATCACGCCTGGGACATGTTCTGGTCCAACGCCAAGGGCCCCGACGGAGTTGGGCTGCTGAACCACTACGCGCGGATGACCCAAGCCGTCGCGGACTACTTCAAGGACGATCCCAACATCGCCGGCTACGAGATCATCAACGAGCCGTGGGCCGGTTCCACTTGGCTGTCAACGATATTCGGCAATTCCTTCTACGAAGCTCAGCAGCTGACCCCGTTCTACAACCAGGTGAGCGCGGCCATCCGATCCGTTGACCCGACGACACCGTTGATCTACGAGCCCAACACCCTGTTCAACGAAGCGGTACCGACTCAGCTGGGACCGGTGGACGACCCACATGGCGTCTTCGCATTCCACGACTACTGCATGTTGACCAGCATCAGTGCGGCCCTCTCACCACTGTGCCCGGATTACATCGAGCTACTGGCCGAGAACGGTGAGGCATACACGACCACCTACGGTGTGCCCGGACTCATCTCGGAGTTCGGATCCGGGAACGGCGCCGCGGAAGCGATCATGGTGATGAACGCCGCCGACCAGCGTATGTGGGGCTGGTCGCAGTGGGCCTATAACGGAGTACCCGCCATCACCGGCACCGCCCCAGGCAATGCCCTGGTCTTCGACCCGAGCAAGCCGCCCGTCGGCGACAATGTCGATTGGTCCAGGCTGGAAGCCACGTCAGCGCCGTACGCGCAGGCCGTTGCCGGCACCCCGACCTCCTGGTCGTTCAACTCAGGCACCTTCCAGCTCAGCTACTCCACCGAGATGGCCGGCGGCACAGGCCACTTCGCTGCCGGGTCGCAGACCGAGATCTCGGTGCCGCCGATCCAGTACCCGGACGGCTACCAAGTCTCCGTCACCGGCGGGCATGTGGTCTCGGCCCCTGGCGCACCGGTGCTGATCATCGCCTCGGACGGCGGCGCCACCACCGTCACCGTTACCGTGACCGGCGCTGCGGGCAGCCCACCTGCGTAG